One stretch of Variovorax sp. 54 DNA includes these proteins:
- a CDS encoding fumarylacetoacetate hydrolase family protein, translating into MTTTFLPTGTVYGTLLNFRAEAAALAPQMTEAPYKAPPKAPVLYVKTANTWSPHGSAIPVPAAVPDVEVGASIGMVIGAEGDVEGFVLLNDLSIPHASFFRPPVKFKCVDGFLGIGPALRDAQDVADPAQFRVEVRINGELKQSIDFSQLVRPAPQLLADVSEFMTLAHGDVLMLGCDLGRPLARAGDRIDISAPGFETLSHTLVKEATA; encoded by the coding sequence ATGACCACCACCTTTCTTCCCACCGGCACCGTGTACGGCACGCTGCTGAACTTCCGCGCTGAAGCCGCGGCGCTCGCGCCGCAGATGACCGAGGCGCCCTACAAGGCACCACCGAAGGCGCCCGTGCTCTACGTGAAAACGGCCAACACCTGGAGCCCGCACGGCAGCGCGATCCCCGTGCCCGCCGCGGTGCCCGACGTGGAAGTCGGTGCCAGCATCGGCATGGTGATCGGCGCCGAGGGCGACGTCGAAGGCTTCGTGCTGCTGAACGACCTGTCGATCCCGCATGCGAGCTTCTTCCGCCCGCCGGTGAAGTTCAAGTGCGTCGACGGCTTCCTGGGCATCGGCCCGGCGCTGCGCGACGCGCAGGACGTGGCCGACCCGGCGCAGTTCCGCGTCGAGGTGCGCATCAACGGCGAGCTGAAGCAGTCGATCGACTTCTCGCAGCTCGTGCGGCCCGCACCGCAGCTGCTCGCAGACGTGAGCGAGTTCATGACGCTGGCGCACGGCGACGTGCTGATGCTCGGCTGCGACCTCGGCCGCCCGCTGGCCCGCGCGGGTGACCGCATCGACATCTCCGCGCCAGGGTTCGAAACCCTGAGCCATACGTTGGTGAAGGAAGCAACGGCATGA
- the hpaR gene encoding homoprotocatechuate degradation operon regulator HpaR, whose amino-acid sequence MSTTFTHRNLPRLLLQAREAVMAHTRPSLREHALSDQQWRVLRVLGEHGAVDTGRVAREAFILGPSLTGVLARMERDNLITRARDPADQRRTVVEATPHGMKLVKRLGTSIEAHYDWMEQSLGKAKLTQLYGLLDELIALEQPEP is encoded by the coding sequence TTGAGCACCACCTTCACGCACCGCAATTTGCCGCGCCTGCTGCTGCAGGCCCGCGAAGCCGTGATGGCCCACACGCGGCCCAGCCTGCGCGAGCACGCGCTGTCCGACCAGCAATGGCGCGTGCTGCGCGTGCTCGGCGAGCACGGCGCGGTCGACACCGGCCGCGTGGCGCGCGAGGCTTTCATCCTCGGCCCCAGCCTCACGGGCGTGCTCGCACGCATGGAGCGCGACAACCTCATCACCCGCGCCCGCGACCCGGCCGACCAGCGCCGCACCGTGGTCGAGGCCACGCCGCACGGCATGAAGCTCGTGAAGCGCCTGGGCACCAGCATCGAGGCGCACTACGACTGGATGGAACAGTCGCTGGGCAAGGCCAAGCTGACGCAGCTCTACGGCCTGCTGGACGAACTGATTGCGCTGGAGCAACCCGAACCATGA
- the radA gene encoding DNA repair protein RadA, whose product MAKDKTTFVCSECGGTSPKWLGKCPSCGAWNTLIEQVAGAANGPANNRFGTQFASLAGASELATLSEIEATDIARTPTGIDELDRVLGGGIVSGGVTLIGGDPGIGKSTLLLQAVDALQRAGQNALYVTGEESGAQVALRSRRLGLDHSQVQVLAEIQLEKIIATLDATRPAIAVIDSIQTVYSDQLTSAPGSVAQVRECAAHLTRFAKTSGTAVVLVGHVTKEGALAGPRVLEHMVDTVLYFEGDTHSSFRLVRAIKNRFGAVNEIGVFAMTERGLKGVTNPSAIFLSQHAEPVPGSVVLVTLEGTRPMLVEIQALVDNGGPSPRRLSVGLDRDRLAMLLAVLHRHAGVACMDQDVFVNAVGGVRITEPAADLAVMLAITSSLRGKPLPKGFIAFGEVGLAGEVRPAPRGQERLREAAKLGFSVAVVPKANAPRKGTKEIEGLTIHPVDRIEEAMDVVRRLD is encoded by the coding sequence ATGGCCAAGGACAAAACAACTTTCGTCTGCAGCGAATGCGGCGGCACCAGCCCCAAGTGGCTCGGCAAATGCCCGAGCTGCGGTGCATGGAACACACTCATCGAACAGGTCGCCGGTGCGGCCAACGGACCGGCCAACAACCGCTTCGGCACGCAGTTCGCATCGCTCGCGGGCGCGTCCGAACTGGCCACGCTGTCTGAAATCGAAGCGACCGACATCGCACGCACGCCCACGGGCATCGACGAACTCGACCGCGTGCTCGGCGGCGGCATCGTGTCGGGCGGCGTCACGCTGATCGGCGGCGACCCGGGCATCGGCAAGTCGACGCTGCTGCTGCAGGCGGTCGATGCGCTGCAGCGCGCAGGGCAGAACGCGCTCTACGTCACCGGCGAAGAAAGCGGCGCGCAAGTGGCGCTGCGCTCGCGGCGGCTCGGGCTCGACCACTCGCAGGTGCAGGTGCTGGCCGAGATCCAGTTGGAAAAGATCATCGCCACGCTCGACGCCACGCGCCCGGCCATCGCGGTGATCGACTCGATCCAGACCGTGTACTCCGACCAGCTCACCTCCGCGCCCGGCTCGGTGGCGCAGGTGCGCGAATGCGCGGCGCACCTCACGCGCTTTGCCAAGACCAGCGGCACGGCCGTGGTGCTGGTGGGCCACGTCACCAAAGAAGGTGCGCTGGCCGGCCCGCGCGTGCTCGAGCACATGGTCGACACGGTGCTGTACTTCGAAGGCGACACGCACTCGAGCTTTCGCCTCGTGCGCGCCATCAAGAACCGCTTCGGCGCGGTGAACGAGATCGGCGTGTTCGCCATGACCGAGCGCGGCCTGAAGGGCGTGACCAACCCGAGCGCGATCTTCCTGAGCCAGCATGCCGAGCCGGTGCCCGGCAGCGTGGTGCTGGTCACGCTCGAAGGCACGCGGCCGATGCTGGTGGAAATCCAGGCGCTGGTCGACAACGGCGGTCCGAGCCCGCGCCGCTTGTCGGTGGGCCTGGACCGCGACCGCCTCGCGATGCTGCTGGCCGTGCTGCACCGCCACGCGGGCGTGGCCTGCATGGACCAGGACGTGTTCGTCAACGCGGTGGGCGGCGTGCGCATCACCGAACCCGCGGCCGACCTGGCCGTGATGCTGGCCATCACCTCGAGCCTGCGCGGAAAGCCGCTGCCCAAGGGCTTCATCGCCTTCGGCGAAGTGGGCCTGGCCGGCGAGGTGCGTCCCGCGCCGCGCGGCCAGGAGCGCCTGCGCGAGGCGGCCAAGCTGGGCTTCAGCGTGGCCGTGGTGCCGAAGGCGAACGCGCCGCGCAAGGGCACCAAGGAAATCGAAGGCCTGACCATTCACCCGGTCGACCGCATCGAAGAAGCGATGGACGTGGTGCGGCGTCTGGACTGA
- a CDS encoding extradiol ring-cleavage dioxygenase has translation MSLVFAGVCSHAPGITGRAHLADPAVKDEFHAQFHRFGEAMRATKPDAVIVIAAEHFANFFMNNMPAYAIGMADSYEGPIEDPKWLGIEARTIPGDAALSQRLIREVMQTVDVAYAEEWKFDHGIMVPLNFLTPNFDTKVIPVNINCQGPPLTPLHRAWAFGEALRRACDKAPERIALVGTGGISHWPATPDSGKVNAEWDAEFMRRWCANDREALLSQDDYNDEATYREAGQGGFEIRTFLSVAAAARGKGEIFHMKAIPIFAVTCTAAVMSVA, from the coding sequence ATGAGTCTGGTTTTTGCAGGCGTGTGCAGCCACGCCCCCGGCATCACGGGCCGCGCCCACCTGGCCGATCCGGCGGTGAAGGACGAGTTCCACGCGCAGTTCCATCGCTTCGGCGAGGCGATGCGCGCGACCAAGCCCGACGCGGTGATCGTCATCGCGGCCGAGCACTTCGCGAACTTCTTCATGAACAACATGCCGGCCTACGCCATCGGCATGGCCGACAGCTACGAGGGCCCGATCGAAGACCCGAAGTGGCTGGGCATCGAGGCGCGCACCATCCCCGGCGACGCCGCGCTGTCGCAGCGCCTGATCCGCGAAGTGATGCAGACCGTGGATGTGGCCTACGCGGAAGAGTGGAAGTTCGACCACGGCATCATGGTGCCGCTGAACTTCCTCACGCCGAACTTCGACACCAAGGTCATTCCCGTGAACATCAACTGCCAGGGCCCGCCGCTCACGCCGCTGCACCGCGCGTGGGCCTTCGGCGAGGCCTTGCGCCGCGCCTGCGACAAGGCGCCCGAGCGCATCGCGCTGGTGGGCACGGGCGGCATCTCGCACTGGCCGGCCACGCCCGATTCGGGCAAGGTGAATGCCGAGTGGGACGCCGAGTTCATGCGCCGCTGGTGCGCCAACGACCGCGAGGCGCTGCTCTCGCAAGACGACTACAACGACGAGGCCACGTACCGCGAAGCGGGCCAGGGCGGCTTCGAGATCCGCACCTTCCTGAGCGTGGCCGCGGCCGCGCGCGGCAAGGGCGAGATCTTCCACATGAAGGCCATCCCGATCTTCGCGGTGACCTGCACGGCCGCCGTGATGTCGGTGGCCTGA
- the hpaE gene encoding 5-carboxymethyl-2-hydroxymuconate semialdehyde dehydrogenase: MQQIHHLIDGKPVQGADYFETVNPATQEVLAEVASGGEAEVNAAVAAAKAAFPKWAGMPAPERAKLIRKLGDLIAKHVPEIAQTETNDCGQVIAQTGKQLIPRAADNFYYFAEMCTRVDGHTYPTPTHLNYTLFHPVGVCALISPWNVPFMTATWKVAPCLAFGNTAVLKMSELSPLTAARLGELALEAGIPPGVLNLVHGYGKEAGEPLVAHPDVRAISFTGSTATGNRIVKSAGLKKFSMELGGKSPFVIFEDADLDRALDAAVFMIFSNNGERCTAGSRILVQQSIYADFAAKFAERAKRITVGDPLDEKTIVGPMISQAHLAKVRSYIELGPKEGATLLCGGLDAPSNLPDRVKKGNYVMPTVFADVDNRMKIAQEEIFGPVACLIPFKDEAHAIELANDIAYGLSSYVWTENIGKAHRVAAAVEAGMCFVNSQNVRDLRQPFGGTKASGTGREGGTWSYEVFCEPKNIAVSMGSHHIPHWGVA, encoded by the coding sequence ATGCAACAGATCCATCACCTCATCGACGGCAAGCCAGTCCAAGGCGCCGACTACTTCGAGACCGTCAACCCCGCCACGCAGGAAGTGCTGGCCGAAGTCGCCTCGGGTGGCGAAGCCGAAGTGAATGCCGCCGTGGCGGCCGCCAAGGCCGCGTTCCCCAAGTGGGCCGGCATGCCCGCGCCCGAGCGCGCGAAGCTGATCCGCAAGCTCGGCGACCTCATCGCCAAGCACGTGCCCGAGATCGCACAGACCGAGACCAACGACTGCGGCCAGGTGATCGCGCAGACCGGCAAGCAGCTCATTCCGCGCGCGGCCGACAACTTCTACTACTTCGCCGAGATGTGCACGCGCGTCGACGGCCACACCTACCCCACGCCCACGCACCTGAACTACACGCTGTTCCATCCGGTGGGCGTGTGCGCGCTCATCAGCCCGTGGAACGTACCGTTCATGACGGCCACCTGGAAGGTCGCGCCCTGCCTGGCCTTCGGCAACACGGCCGTGCTGAAGATGAGCGAACTCTCGCCGCTGACGGCCGCGCGCCTGGGCGAGCTGGCGCTCGAAGCGGGCATTCCGCCCGGCGTACTGAACCTCGTGCACGGCTACGGCAAGGAAGCCGGTGAGCCGCTGGTGGCGCACCCCGACGTGCGCGCGATCTCGTTCACCGGCTCCACCGCCACGGGCAACCGCATCGTGAAGAGCGCGGGCCTGAAGAAGTTCAGCATGGAGCTCGGCGGCAAGAGCCCCTTCGTGATCTTCGAAGACGCCGACCTCGACCGTGCGCTCGACGCGGCCGTGTTCATGATCTTCAGCAACAACGGCGAGCGTTGCACGGCGGGCTCGCGCATCCTGGTGCAGCAGTCGATCTACGCCGACTTCGCCGCCAAGTTCGCCGAGCGCGCCAAGCGCATCACCGTGGGCGACCCGCTCGACGAGAAGACCATCGTCGGCCCGATGATTTCGCAGGCCCACCTGGCCAAGGTGCGCAGCTACATCGAGCTCGGTCCGAAGGAAGGCGCCACGCTGCTGTGCGGCGGCCTCGATGCACCGTCGAACCTGCCCGACCGCGTGAAGAAGGGCAACTACGTGATGCCCACCGTGTTCGCCGATGTCGACAACCGCATGAAGATCGCGCAGGAAGAAATCTTCGGCCCGGTCGCCTGCCTGATCCCGTTCAAGGACGAGGCGCACGCCATCGAACTGGCCAACGACATCGCCTACGGCCTGAGCAGCTACGTGTGGACCGAGAACATCGGCAAGGCGCACCGCGTGGCCGCCGCGGTCGAGGCCGGCATGTGCTTCGTCAACAGCCAGAACGTGCGAGACCTGCGCCAGCCCTTCGGCGGCACCAAGGCCTCGGGCACGGGCCGCGAAGGCGGCACCTGGAGCTACGAAGTGTTCTGCGAGCCGAAGAACATCGCGGTGTCGATGGGCTCGCACCACATTCCGCACTGGGGCGTGGCGTGA
- a CDS encoding BCCT family transporter: MQLIVSAGLIAVVVLWGLISPASLDRVFSTALADITRNFGWFYLWVVLGLVVLAVFLAFSRFGDLKLGDEDDEPEFSIGAWFAMLFAAGMGIGLVFWGVAEPISHYANPPPGVIPGTPDAAGVAMRYAFFHWGLHPWAIYGIVGLSIAFFSFRRKALPLVSSATEALPWRFVQRLSPAFNVLAVVATAFGVAASLGMGATQINSGLHAAFGAEIGRWTQATIIVVTTVLFITSAVTGVERGVKWLSMGNLVLAALLALTVLIVGPTIAIVETFTNTLGSYLAEFVRMSLRMNPFRNSSWVADWTLFYWAWWLAWSPFVGLFIARVSRGRTIRQFILGTVIAPTLVGFAWFSVFGGAALNFEIFQGVPLVESVKADVSTTMFVMFKAMPMGGLLSIVATLLVFVFFVTSGDSATLVLGIMSTKGNPNPPARVKITWGVLVAAIALSLLFAGGIKAIQTATIVFALPFAFVILLMALSVTLAIRDDWNAEQKRERELRRKMRQLVNW, encoded by the coding sequence ATGCAACTCATCGTCTCCGCCGGCCTGATCGCCGTGGTCGTGCTGTGGGGGTTGATCTCTCCCGCGTCGCTCGACCGCGTGTTCAGCACCGCGCTCGCCGACATCACGCGCAACTTCGGCTGGTTCTACCTGTGGGTGGTGCTCGGGCTGGTGGTGCTGGCCGTCTTCCTGGCCTTCAGCCGCTTCGGCGACCTGAAGCTGGGCGATGAAGACGACGAGCCCGAGTTCTCCATCGGCGCCTGGTTCGCGATGCTGTTCGCGGCCGGCATGGGCATTGGCCTGGTGTTCTGGGGCGTGGCCGAGCCGATCTCGCACTACGCGAACCCGCCGCCGGGCGTGATCCCCGGCACGCCCGATGCGGCCGGCGTGGCCATGCGCTACGCCTTCTTCCACTGGGGACTGCACCCCTGGGCGATCTACGGCATCGTCGGCCTGTCGATTGCCTTCTTCAGCTTCCGCCGCAAGGCGCTGCCGCTGGTCAGTTCGGCCACCGAGGCGCTGCCGTGGCGCTTCGTGCAGCGGCTGTCGCCGGCCTTCAATGTGCTGGCGGTGGTGGCCACGGCCTTCGGTGTCGCGGCCTCGCTGGGCATGGGTGCGACGCAGATCAACAGTGGGCTGCATGCGGCCTTCGGTGCCGAGATCGGCCGCTGGACGCAGGCGACGATCATCGTGGTGACGACGGTGCTGTTCATCACCTCGGCGGTCACGGGCGTCGAGCGCGGCGTGAAGTGGCTGTCGATGGGCAACCTGGTGCTGGCGGCGCTGCTGGCGCTCACGGTGCTGATCGTGGGGCCGACCATTGCCATCGTCGAGACCTTCACCAACACGCTGGGCTCGTACCTGGCCGAGTTCGTGCGCATGAGCCTGCGCATGAACCCGTTCCGCAACAGCTCGTGGGTGGCCGACTGGACACTCTTCTACTGGGCCTGGTGGCTGGCGTGGTCGCCGTTCGTGGGCCTGTTCATTGCGCGCGTCTCGCGCGGCCGCACGATCCGCCAGTTCATCCTGGGCACGGTGATCGCGCCCACGCTGGTGGGCTTCGCCTGGTTCTCGGTGTTCGGCGGCGCGGCGCTCAACTTCGAGATCTTCCAGGGTGTGCCGCTGGTCGAGTCGGTGAAGGCCGACGTGTCGACCACCATGTTCGTGATGTTCAAGGCCATGCCCATGGGCGGGCTGCTGTCGATCGTGGCCACGCTGCTGGTGTTCGTGTTCTTCGTGACCTCGGGCGATTCCGCGACGCTGGTGCTGGGCATCATGAGCACCAAGGGCAACCCCAACCCGCCGGCCCGCGTGAAGATCACCTGGGGCGTGCTGGTGGCGGCCATTGCGCTGAGCCTGCTGTTCGCGGGCGGCATCAAGGCCATACAGACGGCGACCATCGTGTTCGCCTTGCCGTTTGCGTTCGTGATCCTGCTGATGGCGCTGTCGGTCACGCTGGCCATCCGCGACGACTGGAACGCCGAGCAGAAGCGTGAGCGCGAGCTGCGACGCAAGATGCGCCAACTCGTGAACTGGTGA
- a CDS encoding aromatic ring-opening dioxygenase subunit LigA — translation MSLYAMQKFLFALNRDAEVQRRFGEGGDTRAALLAGYDLNDEEREAIGTGDIGKLYVLGCNGQLLMHFAPLLGIAWADYLEAMREGVRKYGPVRAGIYAMTTGTNEKVAGV, via the coding sequence ATGAGCCTCTATGCGATGCAGAAGTTCTTGTTCGCGCTGAACCGCGACGCCGAGGTGCAGCGCCGCTTCGGCGAAGGCGGCGACACGCGCGCCGCGCTGCTGGCCGGCTACGACCTGAACGACGAAGAGCGCGAAGCGATCGGCACCGGCGACATCGGCAAGCTCTACGTGCTCGGGTGCAACGGCCAGTTGCTGATGCACTTCGCGCCGTTGCTGGGCATCGCATGGGCGGACTACCTCGAAGCCATGCGCGAAGGCGTGCGCAAGTACGGCCCCGTGCGCGCGGGCATCTATGCGATGACGACAGGCACGAACGAAAAGGTGGCAGGCGTATGA
- a CDS encoding glycerate kinase, giving the protein MRPMNFQKLLVPVGAVVLLGLSWHQYGWGGVALAGGAIVMFLLMHFNRTMQVLKRAADRPMGTVASSVMLNAKLKPGVTLMHVIAMTRALGELRSPENEQPELYRWTDAGGSYVDTVFNGGKLQSWTLTRPETPADEETPAA; this is encoded by the coding sequence ATGCGCCCCATGAATTTTCAGAAATTGCTGGTGCCCGTGGGGGCCGTCGTGCTCCTCGGCCTGTCGTGGCACCAATACGGTTGGGGCGGCGTGGCGCTCGCCGGCGGCGCCATCGTGATGTTCCTGCTGATGCACTTCAACCGCACGATGCAGGTGCTCAAGCGGGCCGCCGACCGGCCGATGGGCACGGTGGCGAGCTCGGTGATGCTCAATGCCAAGCTCAAGCCCGGCGTGACGCTGATGCACGTCATTGCGATGACGCGTGCGCTCGGCGAGCTGCGCTCGCCCGAGAACGAGCAGCCCGAGCTGTACCGCTGGACCGACGCCGGCGGCTCCTACGTCGACACCGTGTTCAACGGCGGCAAGCTGCAGAGCTGGACGCTCACGCGGCCCGAGACGCCGGCCGACGAAGAAACGCCCGCGGCCTGA
- a CDS encoding fumarylacetoacetate hydrolase family protein, with protein sequence MKHARVIFEGREHTGTAHEFNGQADAAVRLDDGRVVPQEQLVWLPPLAPTARPRTILALGLNYADHAKELEFKAPEEPLVFVKGQSTLIGHRQFTHRPADVKFMHYECELAIVVGKTAKHVKRDNAYDFIGGYTVANDYAIRDYLENWYRPNLRVKNRDTCTPLGPWFVDAADVADPMALALRTTVNGTVTQQGNTRDMIFDAPFLIEYFSRFMTLSPGDLILTGTPDGVVDCQPGDVVVTEIDGIGALVNTIAAR encoded by the coding sequence ATGAAGCACGCACGCGTCATCTTCGAAGGCCGCGAGCACACCGGCACCGCGCACGAATTCAACGGCCAGGCCGACGCCGCCGTGCGGCTGGACGACGGCCGCGTCGTGCCGCAGGAACAGCTCGTGTGGCTGCCGCCGCTCGCGCCCACGGCGCGCCCGCGCACCATCCTCGCGCTGGGCCTGAACTACGCCGACCACGCGAAAGAACTGGAGTTCAAGGCGCCCGAGGAACCGCTGGTGTTCGTCAAGGGCCAGAGCACGCTCATCGGCCACCGCCAGTTCACGCACCGCCCGGCCGACGTGAAGTTCATGCACTACGAGTGCGAACTCGCCATCGTGGTCGGCAAGACCGCCAAGCACGTGAAGCGCGACAACGCCTACGACTTCATCGGCGGCTACACGGTGGCCAACGACTACGCGATTCGCGACTACCTCGAGAACTGGTACCGCCCCAACCTGCGCGTGAAGAACCGCGACACCTGCACGCCGCTGGGCCCGTGGTTCGTCGATGCGGCCGACGTGGCCGACCCGATGGCGCTCGCGCTGCGCACCACGGTGAACGGCACCGTCACGCAGCAGGGCAACACGCGCGACATGATCTTCGACGCGCCCTTCCTCATCGAATACTTCAGCCGCTTCATGACGCTGTCGCCGGGCGACCTGATCCTCACCGGCACGCCCGATGGCGTGGTCGATTGCCAGCCGGGCGATGTGGTCGTGACCGAGATCGACGGCATCGGCGCGCTGGTCAACACCATCGCCGCGCGCTGA
- a CDS encoding Bug family tripartite tricarboxylate transporter substrate binding protein, whose amino-acid sequence MTTTARNKTFRLAAALVAASAATLLLAPAATAQTASAYPTKPVRWVVGYPAGGGTDYLARTAGAQLSQQLAQPVTVDNRPGAGAIIASENVARSPGDGYTVFSADNGVLVYNPALYKKLPYDAEKDFALLGMMGRSPLIITAAPGAGFSDAKALIAALKASPGKYSIATPGTGSPHHLAYELFQREAGVSLLHIPYKGGAPALQDLMGNQVPLMMLDLPSGISAVKAGKVIPLMAMSAERVPQLPQLPTAKELGYAVEAYTWQGLVAPAATPKDIQARLGADLLKSMNDPGVKQKLYDAGWEARPTDAAEMARFVDTERKKWHALIKARDIKLD is encoded by the coding sequence ATGACGACGACTGCCAGAAACAAGACCTTCCGCCTTGCTGCCGCCCTCGTGGCGGCCAGCGCCGCCACGCTGCTGCTCGCACCGGCCGCGACCGCACAGACCGCCTCGGCCTACCCGACCAAGCCCGTGCGCTGGGTCGTGGGCTACCCGGCCGGCGGCGGCACCGACTACCTCGCGCGCACGGCCGGCGCGCAGCTCTCGCAGCAGCTCGCACAGCCCGTCACGGTGGACAACCGTCCCGGCGCAGGCGCGATCATCGCGTCGGAAAACGTGGCGCGTTCGCCGGGCGACGGCTACACCGTGTTCTCGGCCGACAACGGCGTGCTGGTCTACAACCCCGCGCTCTACAAGAAGCTGCCCTACGACGCCGAGAAAGACTTCGCGCTGCTCGGCATGATGGGCCGCTCGCCGCTGATCATCACGGCCGCGCCGGGCGCGGGCTTCAGCGACGCCAAGGCGCTCATCGCCGCACTCAAGGCCTCGCCGGGCAAGTACAGCATCGCCACGCCGGGCACCGGCAGCCCGCACCACCTGGCCTACGAGCTGTTCCAGCGCGAAGCCGGCGTCTCGCTGCTGCACATTCCCTACAAGGGCGGCGCGCCGGCCCTGCAAGACCTCATGGGCAACCAGGTGCCGCTGATGATGCTCGACCTGCCCAGCGGCATCAGCGCCGTGAAGGCCGGCAAGGTCATTCCGCTGATGGCCATGTCGGCCGAGCGCGTGCCGCAGCTGCCCCAGCTGCCGACGGCCAAGGAACTCGGCTACGCCGTCGAGGCCTACACCTGGCAGGGGCTGGTGGCACCGGCCGCCACGCCCAAGGACATCCAGGCGCGCCTCGGCGCCGACCTGCTCAAAAGCATGAACGACCCCGGCGTGAAGCAGAAGCTCTACGACGCCGGCTGGGAAGCCCGCCCCACGGACGCCGCCGAGATGGCCCGCTTCGTGGACACCGAACGCAAGAAGTGGCACGCGCTGATCAAGGCGCGCGACATCAAGCTCGACTGA
- a CDS encoding Bug family tripartite tricarboxylate transporter substrate binding protein produces the protein MNTQRRTLLQGAAAFAALPSLARAQAAWPNKPVRIVMPFTPGGTTDFVARLVGLELGKALGQPVIVENKPGAGTVIGVDAVAKSAPDGHSFVCVANSFTANQTLVRKLPYDTLKDLRPVALMGMSEHVLATHPGSGLKTLADLRNQARAKPGTLSFASFGNGTSAHLSGEMLKLQMGLDIVHVPYKGQGPALADLLGGQVTVMFGNWPEFRGHVQAGKLVALGMATAQRSQYAPAIPTLAEQGMAIESNSWNGLLAPAGTPDAIVQRMNAEVNRALASPAVTEAFHKGGIASLSGTPERFAEFIRSEIAKYGDVIRKANIQIEG, from the coding sequence GTGAACACGCAACGCCGCACGCTGCTGCAGGGCGCCGCCGCATTCGCGGCCCTGCCGTCGCTGGCGCGCGCGCAAGCTGCATGGCCGAACAAACCCGTGCGCATCGTCATGCCCTTCACGCCCGGCGGCACCACCGACTTCGTCGCGCGCCTCGTCGGCCTCGAACTCGGCAAGGCGCTGGGCCAGCCGGTGATCGTCGAGAACAAGCCCGGTGCCGGCACGGTGATCGGCGTCGATGCGGTCGCCAAGTCGGCGCCCGACGGCCACAGTTTCGTGTGCGTGGCCAACAGCTTCACGGCCAACCAAACGCTGGTGCGCAAGCTGCCCTACGACACGCTGAAAGACCTGCGCCCGGTTGCGCTCATGGGCATGTCGGAGCACGTGCTCGCCACGCACCCGGGCAGCGGCCTGAAGACGCTGGCCGACCTCCGCAACCAGGCCAGGGCCAAGCCCGGCACGCTGAGCTTCGCCTCCTTCGGCAACGGCACCTCGGCGCACCTGTCGGGCGAGATGCTCAAGCTGCAGATGGGCCTGGACATCGTGCACGTGCCCTACAAGGGCCAGGGCCCCGCGCTGGCCGACCTGCTCGGCGGCCAGGTGACCGTCATGTTCGGCAACTGGCCCGAGTTCCGCGGCCATGTGCAGGCCGGCAAGCTGGTGGCGCTGGGCATGGCGACCGCGCAGCGCTCGCAGTACGCGCCCGCGATACCCACACTGGCCGAACAGGGCATGGCCATCGAGTCCAATTCGTGGAACGGCCTGCTGGCCCCGGCCGGCACGCCCGACGCCATCGTGCAACGCATGAACGCCGAGGTGAACCGCGCCCTGGCATCGCCGGCCGTGACCGAGGCGTTCCACAAGGGCGGCATCGCGTCCCTGTCGGGCACGCCCGAGCGCTTTGCCGAGTTCATCCGCAGCGAGATCGCGAAGTACGGCGACGTGATCCGCAAGGCCAACATCCAGATCGAAGGCTGA